A stretch of the Papaver somniferum cultivar HN1 chromosome 6, ASM357369v1, whole genome shotgun sequence genome encodes the following:
- the LOC113291357 gene encoding aquaporin PIP1-6-like encodes MEVVPPECEWLDPLLWLMLVIVNLLINQILICRLCRASLAELIGTSVLVFALDTIVIPSYETPTKTPNVLMSIFISLTVTILLLATFPICGGHINPVVTFSAALIGLISFARATIYIVAQCAGAVLGALAVKATVSSTIVHAFSLGGCTLTVIAPGPYGPVTVGIETGPALWLEIVCTFVFLFASVWIAFDHCQAKAHGPVIVCSIIGLIVGLLV; translated from the coding sequence ATGGAAGTAGTTCCTCCTGAATGTGAATGGTTGGATCCTTTGCTATGGTTAATGTTAGTTATTGTTAATCTGTTAATTAATCAAATATTGATTTGTCGATTATGTAGGGCATCTCTTGCAGAGCTCATTGGCACGTCTGTCCTCGTGTTTGCCTTAGACACCATAGTCATCCCTTCCTATGAGACCCCAACCAAAACGCCTAATGTTCTCATGTCCATTTTCATCTCCCTCACTGTTACAATTCTCTTACTTGCAACTTTTCCAATTTGTGGTGGCCACATCAACCCTGTCGTTACATTCTCAGCTGCCCTGATTGGTCTCATCTCATTTGCACGTGCCACCATCTACATTGTTGCCCAATGCGCTGGAGCTGTGCTAGGGGCACTCGCAGTTAAAGCTACAGTGAGTAGCACAATTGTACATGCCTTCTCTCTTGGTGGTTGTACTCTCACTGTTATTGCACCAGGCCCATATGGACCTGTAACAGTTGGTATAGAAACAGGCCCTGCCCTTTGGCTTGAGATTGTATGTActtttgtcttcctttttgcttcTGTTTGGATTGCGTTCGACCATTGCCAAGCAAAGGCTCATGGACCTGTTATTGTTTGCTCGATTATTGGACTTATAGTTGGCTTGCTGGTGTAG